One window of Methylococcus sp. EFPC2 genomic DNA carries:
- a CDS encoding metallophosphoesterase family protein translates to MSGAVLRVGLISDTHGLLRPEALAFLRGCEHIIHAGDIGHVGILEELRTLAPLAPVRGNNDRGDWAQGLPETEFLEIGGVYVYVIHDLRELDIDPGSAGVSVVVSGHSHVPRIAEKNGVLYVNPGSSGPRRFKLPVAVGELILAGGSVSARIVELDLGK, encoded by the coding sequence TTGAGCGGCGCCGTGCTGCGCGTGGGCCTCATCTCCGATACGCACGGGCTGCTGCGTCCCGAGGCGCTCGCGTTTTTGCGCGGCTGCGAGCACATCATCCACGCCGGCGACATCGGGCACGTCGGCATCCTCGAAGAATTGCGGACGCTGGCGCCCCTGGCCCCGGTGCGCGGCAACAACGACCGGGGCGACTGGGCGCAGGGCTTGCCGGAAACCGAGTTTCTGGAGATCGGCGGCGTATATGTCTACGTCATCCACGACCTGCGGGAACTGGACATCGACCCCGGCTCCGCCGGGGTATCCGTGGTCGTGTCGGGGCACTCGCACGTGCCCCGCATCGCGGAGAAAAACGGCGTACTTTACGTCAATCCGGGCAGTTCGGGCCCCCGGCGTTTCAAGCTCCCGGTCGCCGTGGGCGAATTGATCCTTGCCGGCGGATCGGTATCGGCGCGCATCGTCGAGCTCGATCTCGGCAAATAG
- the smbP gene encoding small metal-binding protein SmbP, whose protein sequence is MKPYHVFTALLVSSFFSASVAQAAGAPMSIDFSQIKAHSEKAVADGKQGNAAAFEQGAEEALKQAKEQNDKRSSPAMQRIVGKLRTAVNEAKAGKIAEGTQAVEEAIAEMKQPAAPKFGGGS, encoded by the coding sequence ATGAAGCCGTATCATGTATTTACCGCCTTGCTGGTCTCTTCTTTCTTTTCCGCCAGCGTTGCGCAGGCTGCGGGTGCTCCCATGAGCATCGATTTTTCGCAGATCAAGGCGCATTCGGAAAAAGCGGTCGCTGACGGCAAACAGGGCAATGCCGCGGCCTTTGAACAGGGCGCCGAGGAAGCCTTGAAGCAGGCGAAGGAACAGAACGACAAGCGGTCTTCTCCTGCCATGCAGCGTATCGTGGGCAAATTGAGAACCGCGGTCAACGAAGCCAAGGCCGGAAAGATTGCCGAAGGCACGCAAGCCGTGGAGGAAGCGATCGCGGAAATGAAGCAGCCGGCGGCGCCCAAGTTCGGCGGCGGTTCATAA
- the ygiD gene encoding 4,5-DOPA dioxygenase extradiol — protein sequence MTYPLVSTDFSAPSGKMPALFIGHGSPMNAIEDTEFSRTWAEIGRSLPRPEAILCISAHWETDGTRITAMDGPRTIHDFYGFPKPLYEVQYPAAGNPDLARWITGHVDCTRIADDFDWGLDHGAWSVLCRLFPEADIPVVQLSLDRTQPPAFHYQLGRALRALRTRGVLIIGSGNIVHNLGTLVWKDVAHDWALAFDEHIRGLIVTGDHDAIVHYQRLGDTARKSVPTNEHFLPLLYILALQDEHEKIGFYTEKVTLGSISMRSLILPGA from the coding sequence ATGACCTACCCGCTTGTCAGCACCGACTTTTCCGCTCCGTCCGGAAAAATGCCGGCATTGTTCATCGGGCACGGCAGTCCGATGAATGCGATCGAGGATACCGAATTCAGCCGCACCTGGGCCGAGATCGGACGCTCGCTTCCCAGACCCGAGGCGATACTCTGCATCTCCGCGCACTGGGAAACCGACGGCACGCGGATCACGGCCATGGATGGTCCCAGGACCATCCATGATTTCTACGGATTTCCCAAGCCGCTGTACGAGGTTCAATACCCCGCGGCCGGCAACCCCGACTTGGCCCGGTGGATCACCGGGCACGTGGACTGCACGCGGATCGCAGACGACTTCGACTGGGGATTGGATCACGGCGCCTGGTCGGTTTTGTGCCGATTATTTCCCGAGGCCGACATTCCGGTGGTGCAACTCAGCCTGGACCGCACTCAACCTCCCGCCTTCCATTACCAACTGGGGAGAGCCTTGCGGGCCTTGCGAACCCGCGGCGTATTGATCATCGGCAGCGGGAACATCGTCCACAACCTGGGCACGCTGGTTTGGAAGGACGTCGCCCACGATTGGGCGCTCGCTTTCGACGAACATATTCGAGGTCTGATCGTGACGGGAGACCACGACGCCATCGTCCATTACCAGCGACTGGGAGACACGGCGCGCAAGTCGGTGCCGACGAACGAGCACTTTCTGCCGTTGCTCTACATCCTGGCCCTGCAGGACGAGCACGAAAAAATCGGCTTCTACACCGAGAAAGTGACCTTGGGCTCGATTTCCATGCGTTCGCTCATCCTGCCCGGCGCCTAG
- a CDS encoding class I SAM-dependent methyltransferase, which translates to MQAQKQVEQLFAGLIGEHYELLKIICPSAPDISLRVGARVAELPPRPDPIEVLEIGCGTGITSIALLSGRDDIRLLAMDSEPTMLNQARRNLSRWLDQGRLTLLEQDALTTLRSQPDARFDAVASAYVLHNFFATYRLEVLQEIFRVLKPGGLFVNGDRYALDDVREQCRLTQEEVRGYFRELTRMQRLDVLEQWILHLFSDESPDHIMRLAPALESLRSLGCVDVAVEYRHGVNAVVTARKPA; encoded by the coding sequence ATGCAAGCCCAAAAACAGGTCGAACAGCTCTTCGCCGGACTGATAGGCGAACACTACGAATTGCTCAAAATCATTTGTCCAAGCGCGCCGGACATCAGCTTGCGCGTGGGCGCACGCGTCGCCGAACTTCCGCCGCGGCCCGATCCCATCGAGGTGTTGGAGATCGGCTGCGGCACCGGCATCACCAGCATCGCCTTGTTGAGCGGCCGAGACGACATCCGGTTGCTGGCGATGGATAGCGAGCCCACCATGCTCAACCAGGCCAGGCGCAATCTCTCGCGGTGGCTGGATCAGGGCCGTCTGACCCTGCTGGAGCAGGACGCCTTGACGACCCTGCGGTCGCAGCCGGATGCCCGCTTCGATGCGGTGGCCAGCGCCTATGTGCTGCACAATTTTTTCGCGACCTATCGCCTCGAGGTGTTGCAGGAAATCTTCCGCGTGCTCAAGCCCGGCGGCTTGTTCGTCAACGGCGATCGCTATGCCTTGGATGACGTGCGCGAGCAATGCCGCCTGACCCAAGAGGAAGTTCGCGGTTATTTTCGCGAACTGACCCGCATGCAACGCCTCGACGTGCTGGAGCAGTGGATCCTGCATTTGTTCAGCGACGAATCGCCCGATCACATCATGCGTCTGGCCCCCGCACTCGAATCGCTGCGCTCGCTGGGCTGCGTCGATGTCGCCGTGGAATACCGGCACGGGGTCAATGCCGTGGTGACCGCCCGGAAGCCGGCCTGA
- a CDS encoding ABC transporter ATP-binding protein/permease has product MLNIPINEQGWGLIVELMRDFARSEVGGRAIRWFVMLITLLLGINGLNIVNSYVGRDFMTAIAGRDMSAYLHQALLYVGVFAVSTGVAVWLRYTEERLGLLWRDWMTRRLLELYLQYPTYYRINDPLIKSSGFENPDQRIADDVRTFTTTTLSFALMGLNGVFTVAAFSGVLWSISPGLFVVAVAYALLGSYLTVVLGRPLVGLNYQQLDKEADFRSGLIHVRERAESIAQLHQEHRLLSRLGSRFDSVVGNFRKIIVVNRNLGYFTTGYNYLVQLIPILIVAPLFIQGDAEFGVITQSVMAFSMLIGAFSLIITQFQSISSYAAVIERLINLWYEIQLAQAETSSGTTYVEDNDKVAYEHLTIMSPTGGHQDLIRDLTVTIPHGTRVLITGTDERAQYALFKATLGILDTGTGKVIRPRLDRILFLPERPYLPPGTLREALDGGPGKGATSDEHILEILRSLGLESMLARVGWLDVERNWDSVLSIDEQRAVSFARVLLAAPRFVVLEHPSTEADPATTRQLMQMFTDRAITYLTIGRAGLRGEDERIENHDALLRLLPEGRWEWEIIAARPAARQSAQS; this is encoded by the coding sequence ATGCTGAACATTCCCATAAACGAGCAAGGGTGGGGCTTGATCGTCGAGCTGATGCGGGATTTCGCCCGTTCGGAAGTCGGTGGCAGGGCAATCCGCTGGTTCGTGATGCTGATCACCCTGCTGCTGGGCATCAACGGCCTCAACATCGTCAACAGCTATGTCGGCCGGGATTTCATGACCGCCATCGCGGGGCGGGACATGTCGGCCTATTTGCATCAGGCGCTGCTTTATGTCGGGGTCTTCGCCGTTTCGACCGGCGTGGCGGTATGGCTGCGCTATACCGAAGAGCGCCTCGGCCTCTTATGGCGGGACTGGATGACCCGGCGCTTGCTGGAGCTTTATCTGCAATACCCCACCTATTACCGGATCAACGACCCGCTCATCAAGAGCAGCGGGTTCGAAAATCCCGATCAGCGCATTGCCGACGACGTGCGCACCTTCACGACCACCACGCTGTCCTTCGCCCTCATGGGGCTCAACGGGGTCTTCACCGTGGCCGCATTTTCAGGGGTGCTGTGGTCCATCAGCCCCGGCCTGTTCGTGGTCGCGGTGGCTTACGCCTTGCTGGGTTCGTATTTGACGGTGGTGCTCGGTCGTCCTTTGGTGGGGCTCAATTACCAGCAACTGGACAAGGAGGCCGATTTTCGCTCGGGCCTGATCCATGTGCGGGAACGCGCGGAGTCGATCGCCCAATTGCACCAGGAGCACCGTCTGCTGAGCCGGCTCGGCTCGCGCTTCGACAGCGTGGTCGGCAATTTTCGCAAGATCATCGTGGTCAACCGGAATCTGGGCTATTTCACTACCGGCTACAACTATCTGGTGCAGCTCATTCCCATCCTGATTGTGGCCCCGCTGTTCATCCAGGGCGATGCCGAGTTCGGTGTCATCACCCAATCGGTGATGGCGTTTTCGATGCTGATCGGCGCCTTTTCTCTCATCATCACCCAGTTCCAGTCCATTTCCTCCTACGCCGCGGTGATCGAGCGCCTGATCAATCTCTGGTACGAAATTCAACTGGCCCAGGCGGAAACGTCGTCGGGCACGACTTATGTGGAAGACAACGACAAGGTCGCCTACGAGCATTTGACGATCATGTCGCCGACCGGCGGTCATCAGGATCTGATTCGCGATCTGACGGTAACGATCCCGCACGGCACGCGGGTCTTGATCACCGGGACCGACGAGCGGGCCCAGTACGCACTGTTCAAGGCCACCTTAGGCATATTGGATACCGGCACCGGCAAGGTGATACGTCCGCGGCTGGACCGCATCCTGTTCCTGCCCGAGCGGCCTTATCTCCCACCCGGCACGTTGCGCGAAGCGCTGGACGGCGGCCCCGGAAAGGGCGCGACATCCGACGAACACATCCTGGAGATCCTTCGCTCCCTGGGACTGGAGTCCATGCTGGCGCGTGTAGGATGGCTGGATGTGGAGCGCAACTGGGACAGCGTCTTGTCGATAGACGAGCAGAGAGCCGTGTCTTTCGCGCGCGTTCTGCTCGCCGCGCCCCGCTTCGTGGTGTTGGAGCATCCGAGCACCGAGGCGGATCCGGCGACGACGCGCCAGCTCATGCAGATGTTCACCGACCGGGCGATCACCTATCTGACCATAGGCCGGGCAGGTCTGCGCGGGGAAGACGAACGCATCGAGAACCACGATGCCTTGTTGCGGCTGCTGCCGGAAGGACGCTGGGAATGGGAAATCATCGCCGCCAGACCGGCCGCGCGGCAGTCAGCCCAGTCGTGA
- a CDS encoding cobyrinate a,c-diamide synthase: MSGCPALLISAPASGQGKTTVTAALARFHRNRGRRMRVFKTGPDFLDPMILERASGASVYNLDLWMGGEVHCRELLSAAAGEADLILVEGVMGLYDGTPSSADLAALFGIPVLAVIEASAMAQTFGALAHGLATFRPGLPFAGVLANRVGSESHAAMLRESLPPGLRFFGTLPRSAELALPERHLGLVQSQEIADLDARLDHAAAALDAAWADALPEPVDFHATETEPLPRLLDGVRIAVARDAAFAFLYPANLDVLRALGAELLFFSPLAGDTLPEADAVWLPGGYPELHLSALAENRRLKDSLRAHCRAGKPLWAECGGLLYLLESLADASGRTGEMAGLLPGQGALQNGLVNLGLQALDLPEGELRGHSFHHARADVALEPAMHTRAARHHGRPEAVWRVGRLTASFFHAYFPSNPQAVAALFRP; this comes from the coding sequence ATGAGCGGCTGTCCGGCACTGCTGATCTCGGCACCGGCCTCGGGCCAGGGCAAGACCACGGTCACCGCGGCCCTGGCCCGCTTCCACCGCAATCGCGGGCGACGGATGCGGGTGTTCAAGACCGGGCCGGACTTTCTCGACCCCATGATACTGGAGCGCGCCAGCGGCGCTTCGGTGTACAACCTCGATCTCTGGATGGGCGGGGAAGTCCACTGCCGGGAGTTGCTGAGCGCCGCGGCCGGCGAGGCCGACTTGATCCTGGTCGAAGGCGTGATGGGCTTGTACGACGGCACGCCCTCCAGCGCCGATCTGGCTGCGCTGTTCGGCATACCGGTGCTGGCGGTGATCGAGGCTTCCGCCATGGCGCAGACTTTCGGCGCCCTCGCCCATGGATTGGCGACTTTTCGTCCCGGTCTCCCGTTCGCCGGCGTGCTGGCCAACCGGGTCGGCAGCGAGAGCCATGCGGCGATGCTGCGGGAGAGTCTGCCTCCGGGTCTTCGATTCTTCGGTACCCTGCCGCGATCCGCCGAACTGGCCCTGCCCGAGCGTCATCTGGGGCTGGTGCAGTCGCAGGAGATCGCCGACCTGGACGCTCGGCTCGACCATGCCGCGGCCGCGCTGGATGCCGCTTGGGCGGACGCTTTGCCCGAGCCGGTGGATTTTCACGCCACCGAAACCGAGCCGCTTCCGCGATTGCTGGATGGTGTGCGCATCGCGGTGGCCCGCGACGCCGCTTTCGCCTTCCTTTATCCGGCCAACCTGGATGTCTTGCGCGCGCTCGGTGCCGAACTGCTTTTCTTCTCGCCGCTGGCCGGCGACACCCTGCCTGAGGCCGACGCGGTCTGGCTGCCCGGCGGTTATCCGGAACTGCACTTGTCCGCGCTGGCGGAAAACCGCCGGCTCAAGGACTCGTTGCGCGCCCATTGCAGGGCCGGCAAGCCGCTGTGGGCGGAATGCGGCGGCCTGCTTTATCTGCTCGAATCGCTCGCCGATGCGAGCGGCCGGACCGGCGAGATGGCGGGGCTGCTGCCGGGGCAGGGCGCGCTGCAGAACGGGCTGGTCAATCTGGGCTTGCAGGCGCTCGATCTGCCCGAGGGCGAGTTGCGCGGCCACAGCTTTCACCATGCGCGAGCCGATGTGGCGCTGGAGCCGGCGATGCATACGCGGGCCGCTCGGCATCACGGCAGGCCGGAAGCCGTTTGGCGGGTCGGCCGGCTGACCGCTTCGTTTTTCCATGCTTATTTCCCCTCCAACCCGCAAGCCGTGGCGGCCTTGTTCCGGCCATGA
- the bluB gene encoding 5,6-dimethylbenzimidazole synthase — MSAAYSPGERDAVYRVIRERRDMRHFTRDPVDPAVLRRLLEAAHQGPSVGYMQPWRFIRIADRELRLAIHALAEREHKATAEACVSRTDEVLRLKLDGIRECGELLVAALCEGRERYVLGRRTLPEMDLCSVACAIQNLWLAARAEGLGLGWVSLFEPDELARLLDFPEGARPMAVLCLGHVEAFYPEPMLETAGWDHRRNLDELVFENRWGRAVP; from the coding sequence ATGAGTGCAGCCTATAGTCCGGGAGAGCGGGACGCCGTTTACCGCGTCATCCGCGAGCGGCGCGACATGCGCCATTTCACGCGCGACCCGGTCGACCCCGCCGTGCTGCGCCGCTTGCTGGAGGCCGCGCATCAGGGCCCTTCGGTGGGATACATGCAACCCTGGCGCTTCATCCGCATCGCCGATCGCGAACTGCGTCTGGCCATCCACGCCCTGGCTGAGCGGGAGCATAAGGCCACCGCCGAGGCCTGCGTAAGCCGGACCGATGAAGTCTTGCGTTTGAAATTGGATGGCATACGCGAATGCGGGGAACTGCTGGTCGCGGCCTTGTGCGAGGGGCGGGAACGCTACGTGCTGGGCCGGCGCACCCTGCCCGAGATGGATTTATGCTCGGTGGCCTGCGCCATCCAGAATCTTTGGCTGGCGGCCCGCGCCGAAGGTTTGGGCCTGGGCTGGGTGTCGCTGTTCGAGCCGGACGAACTGGCGCGTTTGCTGGATTTTCCGGAAGGCGCGCGGCCCATGGCGGTCTTGTGTCTGGGCCATGTCGAGGCTTTTTATCCCGAGCCCATGCTGGAAACGGCAGGCTGGGACCACAGGCGTAACCTGGACGAACTGGTGTTCGAGAACCGCTGGGGGAGGGCCGTTCCATGA
- a CDS encoding bile acid:sodium symporter family protein, giving the protein MRLFNLLANLFPFWVLTCSGLALVYPHWFTWFSGTMIVWGLAAIMIGMGITLSFQDFRRVARMPRQVLIGVIAHFSIMPLLGWSIAQGLALEPQLAVGLILVACCPCGTASNVVSYIARADVALSVLMTLCSTFAAVVMTPLLTKWLAGAYVTVDAWSLFVNTLQVVALPVLLGMLLNRYTPRLVSAVTPVAPFVSVIFIALICASVIGANADTVRTSALKLLSAVALLHLGGFALGYAMARMLKLQERTCRTISIEVGMQNSGLGAVLARASFPQMALAPVPSAISASFHSIIGSLLAAWWRLRPADSDARELAIEAAVESDAA; this is encoded by the coding sequence ATGCGTCTATTCAATCTGCTCGCCAATCTGTTCCCTTTCTGGGTGCTGACCTGTAGCGGTCTTGCCTTGGTTTATCCCCATTGGTTCACCTGGTTCAGCGGAACCATGATCGTGTGGGGGCTCGCCGCCATCATGATAGGCATGGGCATCACCCTGAGCTTCCAGGATTTCCGCCGGGTCGCCCGCATGCCTCGGCAGGTCTTGATCGGCGTCATCGCGCATTTTTCCATCATGCCCCTGCTGGGTTGGTCGATCGCCCAGGGCCTGGCACTCGAACCGCAGTTGGCCGTCGGTCTCATCCTCGTGGCCTGCTGCCCGTGCGGCACCGCTTCCAACGTGGTGAGTTACATCGCGCGCGCCGACGTTGCGCTTTCGGTGCTGATGACTCTTTGCTCGACTTTCGCGGCGGTGGTGATGACTCCGCTACTGACCAAATGGCTGGCGGGCGCCTATGTGACGGTCGATGCCTGGAGCCTGTTCGTCAATACGCTGCAGGTGGTGGCCTTGCCGGTCCTGCTGGGCATGCTGCTGAACCGCTACACTCCGCGTCTGGTCAGCGCGGTGACGCCGGTCGCGCCCTTCGTCTCGGTGATCTTCATCGCGTTGATCTGCGCCAGTGTGATCGGAGCCAATGCGGATACGGTGAGGACCTCCGCGCTGAAATTGCTCAGCGCCGTCGCGCTTCTGCACCTGGGCGGATTTGCCTTGGGCTACGCCATGGCGCGTATGCTGAAGTTGCAGGAAAGGACTTGCCGCACGATCTCCATCGAAGTCGGCATGCAGAATTCCGGTCTGGGTGCCGTCCTGGCCCGCGCCAGTTTTCCGCAAATGGCGCTGGCGCCGGTCCCCTCGGCGATCTCGGCGAGCTTCCATTCCATCATCGGCAGCCTGCTCGCCGCGTGGTGGCGTCTGCGACCGGCGGACTCAGACGCCCGTGAGCTTGCGATCGAGGCCGCGGTCGAGTCCGATGCGGCCTGA
- a CDS encoding GNAT family N-acetyltransferase produces the protein MTKKLTIRSASPDDAGEIAAMTGALLDEITQAMGARVFDFNLDESVARLKDFLDREIYFVFLALDGDGEAAGFVALYESHALYAGGAFGTIAEFYVRPPFRSLGMGRGLLERAKACGRARGWTRLEVTTPPLPQFEPALAFYEREGFSVTGGRKMKAAL, from the coding sequence ATGACGAAGAAGCTGACGATACGAAGCGCAAGCCCGGACGATGCCGGCGAAATCGCGGCCATGACCGGCGCCTTGCTGGACGAAATCACACAAGCCATGGGAGCCCGGGTTTTTGATTTCAATCTCGACGAGAGCGTTGCCAGGCTCAAGGACTTTCTCGACCGGGAAATATATTTCGTTTTCCTGGCCCTCGACGGGGATGGAGAAGCCGCGGGATTCGTGGCGCTCTACGAAAGCCATGCCCTGTATGCCGGCGGGGCTTTCGGCACCATCGCGGAGTTCTATGTCCGTCCTCCGTTCCGCTCGCTGGGCATGGGGCGAGGCCTGCTGGAGCGGGCCAAAGCTTGCGGCCGTGCGCGCGGCTGGACGCGCCTGGAGGTCACGACTCCGCCGCTCCCGCAATTCGAGCCTGCATTGGCTTTTTATGAGCGTGAGGGATTTTCCGTCACGGGCGGCCGTAAAATGAAGGCGGCGCTGTGA
- the atpD gene encoding F0F1 ATP synthase subunit beta has protein sequence MPDADSLIGTISEVHGPVVMVSCERLPPLHRALCAYVKQERYLFEVHQHLDQNHLRAVTLNYTSGLRRGMPVYDTGGPLRVPVGSDCLGRLLDIFGAPLDGGAPLAVEEWRPIQSRPPPLADSTTLDGVLATGVKVMDLLCPFVRGGKTGLFGGAGVGKTVLVMEFMHAVAALHSGVSVFAGVGERIREGHELWHEMQAAGVMPQTLMIFGQMDESPGVRFRVGLSALTYAEYLRDTLGKEILFIMDNVFRFIQAGSEISSLLGRMPATVGYQPTLATEVAELEDRILSTRTGAITSVQAVYVPADDMTDPAVSAILGHLDTTVILSRSQAAKGIYPAVDPLASSSKLMDRHILGERHYAIAAGVREHLARYQELEDIIAMLGLEELSETDRRIVLRARKLQRYLTQPFYVAAQHSGIPGVAVSLEDTLDDCDAFLTGRYDELSEDRCYMRGSMKSGKP, from the coding sequence ATGCCCGATGCAGATTCCCTCATAGGCACGATCAGCGAAGTCCACGGCCCCGTGGTCATGGTGTCGTGCGAACGGCTGCCACCGCTTCATCGGGCGCTGTGCGCCTATGTGAAGCAGGAACGCTATCTGTTCGAAGTCCATCAACACCTGGATCAGAATCACCTGCGCGCGGTTACCCTCAATTACACCTCCGGCTTGCGGCGCGGCATGCCGGTCTACGATACCGGAGGTCCGTTGCGGGTGCCGGTGGGGTCGGACTGTCTCGGCCGCCTGCTGGACATATTCGGCGCGCCGCTGGATGGCGGCGCGCCACTCGCGGTGGAAGAATGGCGTCCGATCCAGAGCAGGCCGCCGCCCCTGGCGGACAGCACCACGCTGGACGGCGTGCTGGCGACCGGGGTCAAAGTCATGGATTTGCTGTGTCCCTTCGTGCGGGGCGGCAAGACCGGCTTGTTCGGCGGAGCGGGAGTGGGCAAGACTGTGCTGGTGATGGAGTTCATGCATGCCGTCGCGGCCCTGCACAGCGGGGTTTCCGTGTTCGCCGGCGTGGGCGAGCGCATCCGCGAGGGCCACGAACTCTGGCACGAAATGCAGGCCGCCGGGGTGATGCCGCAGACCCTGATGATATTCGGCCAGATGGACGAGTCGCCCGGTGTGCGTTTCCGGGTCGGCCTGTCGGCGCTGACCTACGCCGAATATCTGCGCGACACGCTGGGCAAGGAGATCCTGTTCATCATGGACAACGTGTTTCGCTTCATCCAGGCCGGCAGCGAGATTTCCAGCCTGCTGGGCCGCATGCCGGCGACCGTGGGCTATCAGCCCACTCTGGCGACGGAAGTGGCCGAGCTGGAAGACCGCATCCTGTCCACCCGCACCGGCGCCATCACCTCGGTCCAGGCCGTCTACGTGCCTGCCGACGACATGACGGACCCGGCGGTGAGCGCCATCCTCGGTCATCTGGATACCACCGTCATCCTGTCGCGCAGCCAGGCCGCCAAAGGCATTTATCCCGCCGTCGATCCGCTGGCTTCCAGCAGCAAGCTCATGGATCGCCATATCCTGGGCGAGCGCCATTACGCGATAGCGGCCGGCGTGCGCGAACATCTGGCCCGTTACCAGGAGCTGGAAGACATCATCGCGATGCTGGGCCTGGAAGAATTGTCCGAAACCGACCGTCGCATCGTCCTGCGCGCCCGCAAATTGCAACGCTATCTGACCCAACCCTTCTATGTGGCCGCGCAGCACAGCGGCATACCCGGCGTTGCGGTCAGTCTGGAAGACACGCTGGACGATTGCGATGCGTTTTTGACCGGCCGATATGACGAATTATCGGAAGACCGTTGTTACATGCGCGGAAGCATGAAGTCCGGCAAACCCTGA
- the cbiB gene encoding adenosylcobinamide-phosphate synthase CbiB: MTVAAAAIIAVLLDRLLGEPRRFHPLVGFGRLASDLEGRLNRGRKAGRLRGCLAVVLLTAPPVGLAAWLARSPGLSAIVEVMALYFALGLQSLGEHAEAVRTALAANDRIEARRRVACLVSRDTGDMSSDEVARATVESVLENGNDAVFGALFWFGVAGAPGVVLYRLANTLDAMWGYKSERFIHFGWAAARLDDVLNYLPARLTALTYASLGHFRVALRCWRTQAGRWESPNAGPVMTSGAGALGLRLGGAATYRGVRHERPGIGQGRPATAGDITRAMELVRFGTGLWLALCLAAEVVRRATATI, encoded by the coding sequence ATGACGGTCGCCGCTGCCGCCATCATCGCGGTGCTGCTGGACCGCTTGCTGGGCGAGCCGCGCCGGTTTCACCCGCTGGTGGGATTCGGTCGGCTGGCGTCTGATCTGGAAGGCCGCCTGAATCGGGGCCGGAAAGCCGGGCGCCTGCGCGGCTGCCTGGCCGTCGTCCTGCTCACGGCGCCGCCCGTAGGGTTGGCGGCCTGGCTGGCCCGGTCGCCGGGCTTGAGCGCTATCGTCGAGGTTATGGCTCTGTATTTCGCGTTGGGGCTGCAGAGCCTGGGCGAACATGCCGAGGCCGTCCGCACGGCGCTTGCGGCGAACGACAGGATCGAGGCCCGGCGTCGGGTCGCTTGCCTGGTGAGCCGGGATACCGGCGACATGAGCTCGGACGAGGTCGCCCGGGCAACCGTCGAGTCGGTGCTGGAGAACGGCAACGACGCGGTGTTCGGCGCGCTGTTCTGGTTCGGCGTGGCCGGGGCGCCGGGCGTCGTGCTGTACCGTCTGGCCAACACCCTGGACGCGATGTGGGGCTATAAGAGCGAGCGGTTTATACACTTCGGCTGGGCCGCCGCGCGTCTGGACGATGTGTTGAACTATCTGCCGGCCCGCCTGACGGCCTTGACCTATGCCTCGCTAGGGCATTTCCGTGTGGCCTTGCGCTGCTGGCGCACTCAGGCCGGTCGCTGGGAAAGCCCGAACGCCGGGCCGGTCATGACATCCGGCGCGGGGGCTTTGGGTTTGCGCCTGGGAGGGGCGGCGACTTACCGGGGCGTGAGGCATGAGCGCCCCGGCATAGGTCAGGGGCGCCCGGCCACGGCCGGCGACATAACGAGGGCCATGGAACTGGTGCGATTCGGTACGGGTCTGTGGCTGGCGCTGTGCCTGGCGGCGGAAGTCGTCAGACGGGCGACTGCGACAATTTGA